The nucleotide sequence CTCTTCGTTCTTCTGGATTTGCTGGGAGCTCCGAATCCTCTGATCGTCAACCACTTCGAGGAGACCCGCAGTCACTTCCTGAGGCTCCACTCCCTGGGTGAGGATCCATACCGGTGGGTATAGGAGAGCCTATGACAACCACCGAATGCTGACCTCCAATCAGATGTGTAGGCTCAGTAGTGTATATGCCCCTCCCCCTCGATATTAAGGTTTAAAGGGTTATTCCACCTTCCAGGTAAATCCAGGTAGACAtcgctgagctcctccctccatcGATTGTAATTTCTTTATaatccccccccctcatttctaTCTATAGGGGGAGGGGATATGCTGCCTTGCAGGGTCCCCAGCATAGCCACTCCTACGCGTGCACTTCCATCCCTGAGACTGaagcccctccccctctataccccccccccccccactagctcAGTCTGGATGGTATAGCCTCTGGTCccctctatacccccccccccagctcagtCTGGATGGTATAGCCTCTGGTGTTCTTTATACAACAGTTACAACCTGATTGGTCTGTGAACATGGAGAATACAGCTATTCATTGGAGGATAGAGAGCATATCCTATGTACATGACTCCCCAGGGCTCATAGAAAGTCTGGTGTCTGGGCCCCGGCCTGAGATCTACCTTTTTCTCAAACACTTACTGTATGTGACAGGAcccctgcaggggggggggggggggggcagagttgtatgaatgtccctctcctaTCTTCTCCTGTTCTTGACCGCTGCCCTAGGTAGAATCAGGGATCTTCTGGAatcttctctctctcattctctgtaTATTCAGGAATGATCGCTCTCATTCTCACCACTACATTTAGgaatgttctctctctctctctctctctctctctctctctctctctctctctctctctctctctctctctctctctctctctctctctccctcattctctctctcattcAAGAATGATCGCTCTCATTCTCGCCACTACATTTAGGAatgttctctttctctcctctacGTTCCAGAATCTtctctcgccctctctctctctctctctctctctctctcctctacatTCCGgaatcttctctctctctcattctctctataTTCAGGAATGATCACTCTCATTCTCGCCATTACATTCAGGAATGTTCTCTTTAATTCTCACTTCTACATTCAAgaatcttctctctctctctctctctctctatctttctctctctctctctctctctctctctctctttctctttctctcctctacGTCCCAgaatcttctctctctctctctctctctctctctctctctctctctctctctctctctctctctcattctcgccACTACATTTAGgaatgttctctctctctctctctctctctctctctctctctctctctctctctctctctctctctttttttcctctacATTTAGCAATGTTCTCTTTAATTCTCACTTCTACATTCAGgaatgttctctctctctctctcattgtttttctttctctctttgtcGCTCTTTCTCATTGTCTCCTCTACATTCAGgaatgttctctctctctctcctctacgTCCCGgaatcttctctctctctctctctctctctctctctctctcattctctctataTTCAGGAATGATCTCTCTCATTCTCGCCACTACATTAAGgaatgttctctctctctctctctctctctctctctctctctctctctctctctctctctctctctctttcctctacaTTTAGCAATGTTCTCTTTAATTTTCACTTCTACATTCAGGAAtgttctcactctctctctttctctctctttctctctcattctttttctttctctctttgtcGCTTTTTCCCATTCTCTCCTCTACATTCAGgaatgttctctctctctctctctctctctctctctctctctctctctctctctctctctctctctctctcctctacatTCAAGAatgttctctctctcctctacgTTACGgaatcttctctctctctctctctctctctctctctctctctcattcgctCTATATTCAGGAATAATCTCTCTCATTCTCGCCACTACATTTAGgaatgttctctctctctctttcctctacaTTTAGCAATGTTCTCTTTAATTCTCACTTCTACATTCAGGAATGTTttcactctctctctttcattctttttctttctctctttgtcGCTCTTTCTCATTCTCTCCTCTACATTCAAgaatcttctctctctctctctctctctctctctctctctctctctctctctctctctctctctctctctctattcaggaatgatctctctctctctctctctctctctctctctctctctctctctctctctctctctctctctctctctctctctcctacgtCCCGgaatcttctctctctctctctctctctctctctcattctcgccACTACATTTAGgaatgttctctctctctctttctttcctctacATTTAGgaatgttctctctctctctctctctctctctctctctctctctctctctcattctcgccACTACATTTAGgaatgttctctctctctctctctctctctctctctctatctctttctctttctttcctctacATTTAGCAATGTTCTCTTTAATTCTCACTTCTACATTCAGgaatgttctctctctctctctcattgtttttctttctctctttgtcGCTCTTTCTCATTGCCTCCTCTACATTCAGgaatgttctctctctctctctcctctacgTCCCGgaatcttctctctctctctctctctctctctcattctctctataTTCAGGAATGATCTCTCTCATTCTCGCCACTACATTAAGgaatgttctctctctctctctctctctctctctctctctctctctctctctctctctctctctctctttttttcctctacATTTAGCAATGTTCTCTTTAATTCTCACTTCTACATTCAGGAAtgttctcactctctctctttctctctctttctctctcattctttttctttctctctttgtcGCTTTTTCCCATTCTCTCCTCTACATTCAGgaatgttctctctctctctctctctctctctctctctctctctctctctctctctcccctctacaTTCAAGAatgttctctctctcctctacgTTACGgaatcttctctctctctctctctctctctctctctctctctctctcattctctctataTTCAGGAATGATCTCTCTCATTCTCGCCACTACATTTAGgaatgttctctctctctctttcctctacaTTTAGCAATGTTCTCTTTAATTCTCACTTCTACATTCAGGAATGTTttcactctctctctttcattctttttctttctctctttgtcGCTCTTTCTCATTCTCTCCTCTACATTCAAgaatcttctctctctctctctctctctctctctctctctctctctattcaggaatgatctctctctctctctctctctctctctctctctctctctctctctctctctcctacgtCCCGgaatcttctctctctctctctctctctctctctctctctcattctcgccACTACATTTAGgaatgttctctctctctctttctttcctctacATTTAGgaatgttctctctctctctctctctctctctctctctctctctctctctctctctctctctctctctctctctctctctctctctttctttcctctacATTCAGgaatcttctctctctctctctctctctctgtctgtctctcgcgctctctctcctcCACATTCTCTCATTCTGTTTTGAATatcttcattcttttttttttccatgtagaGAAACGATTGCATCGGCTGAATCTCCTCCAGTCTCACCCTGCGGAGAATTCCTATTTTCATCCTGAATGGTATTTTGGCGCAGTAGAAGACGACCATATTCCATTTCTCCGGAAAGGTCAGTGCCGTCCCAGCCGccgccttcttcttcttcttcttccattttACCAGAtagactgtggggcagattcagaaagatcagtgtAATTTTCGgcgggcgtatcgcatctcatatacgctacgccaacgtaacttagagaggcagtaacgcggggtagcgtaaatgggccggcgtaagcctgcgtaattcaaattatcaaggcagtgggcgtgttgtattacaatgagacgtgaccccatgtaaaagaGTGGCCGATCgagcggcgcatgctcagaatcacgtcgcaaatactccctaagatacgtcggctcaatgctttgtcgacgtgaacgtaacctacgcccagccccattcacgtacgacgctgttccgacgtttccaacgtccataccttaacacgacttacccctgctttatgaggggtaaacttacgccggacatacgccttgcgtaaacggcatagctaaatccgacgggcgcaagtacgtttctgaatcagcgtatccagctcatttgcatattcgacgcgtaaataaacggaagcgcccctagcggccagcgtaaatatgcacctaagatacgacggcgtaagagacttgcgtcaGTCGTATTTTGGACAAATtcgggcgtatctgattctttgaatcaggcgccgagatacgacgcctcacattcggacttacaacggcgtaaatcctttctgaatctgcccctttgtgtctttatttatttatttattttttaactagacAAAAAATCGTTTGAGAATCTGTAATTTGGACGGTTCGTTCGCAGATCGAAAAATCGGTTGTGATGTTTTTGAGCtgaaaaatcaaaggaaaagtttGGAAAACTTCAGACGATAGATTGAAGGGTTAATGTGTTTCTGGGCTTATGTGACAAAACAAACGTAAAACTGATTAATTCATGTCAGTTAAACGATTTATCGATCAGatttcggtcattacatgatggcagaATTGTTGGTGTTCGGAAGGATTTTTCGATGGGTGTATGGCTGGCGTTACTATGTCTCTTATTTGGAGTGATCGGTGTTCCTTGTATGTTGTAGGTGTTCCTGTTCTTCACGTCATCTCCACACCGTTCCCGGAGGTCTGGCACACTCACGATGATACGGAGGAGAAGCTTCACCGACCAACAGTCGCCAACCTGTGCCGGATCTTCGTAGCTTTCCTCAGCGAGACCCTCGCCCTTTGACCCTGGCGCCATATTGGATTTAATGTTTACAGTATAATGGAGCCGGCGGAGACCTCCTGAGATGAGCCTCCATGTGAGGCCACAATAGGTCAATCTAGACACCCATTGCCAATCCATAATTCTGGTGGAAACTTCTACCCAACCCAAGTTTTATCTCCCAAAATTACAAATGGATAAAGCTTTGTCAGAATGTTTTTATTTAGAGGGAATTGAGGGTTGTCTGATCCGGAGCTGTCTGAGGAGACCTGGAGCTCATGAGAAATGTCCGTCTATCTCTGTATTATATCTCATGTAGAGATCCTTCGTATGGGTGGACTGACCTAACCctcgcttccttctgggatggggATACTGTGAGCAACTCAGTACCTGGCTCTCCGGATTCTCCATCtctctgtgattggctcagtACTGGGCTCTCCAGATTCTCCGTCtctctgtgattggctcagtACCGGGCTCTCCGGATTCTCAGTCtctctgtgattggctcagtACTGGGCTCTCCGGATTCTCCGTCtctctgtgattggctcagtACCGGGCTCTCCGGATTCTCCTTCtctctgtgattggctcagtACTGGGCTCTCCGGATTCTCCGTCtctctgtgattggctcagtACCGGGCTCTCCGGATTCTCCGTCTCTCTGTGATTGGCTCTGTACCGGGCTCTTCAGATTCTCCTTCtctctgtgattggctcagtACCGGGCTCTTCGGATTCTCCATCTCTCTGTGATTGGCTCTGTACCTAGCTCTTCGCATTCCCCGtctctgtgattggctcagtACCGGGCTCTCCGGATTCTCCGTCtctctgtgattggctcagtACCGGGCTCTCCGGATTCTCCGTCTCTCTGTGATTGGCTCTGTACCGGCTCTTCAGATTCTCCTTCtctctgtgattggctcagtACCGGGCTCTCCATATTCTCCATCtctctgtgattggctcagtcccgggctctctgtctctctgtgattggctcagtACCTGGCTCTCCGGATTCTCCGTCtctctgtgattggctcagtcccgggctctctgtctctctgtgattggctcagtACCGGGCTCTCCGGATTCTCCGTCtctctgtgattggctcagtACCGGGCTCTCCGGATTCTCCGTCtctctgtgattggctcagtACCGGGCTCTCCGGATTCTCCATCtctctgtgattggctcagtACCTGGCTCTCCGGATTCTCCGTCtctctgtgattggctcagtACCGGGCTCTCCGGATTCTCCATCtctctgtgattggctcagtACTGGGCTCTCCGGATTCTCTTTCTTTCTGTGATTGGCTCCGTACCGGGCTCTCCAGATTCTCAGTCTCTCTGTTATTGGCTCAGTCCGGGGCTCTCCTTAtctctgtgattggctcagtACTGGGCTCTCCGGATTCTCCGTCtctctgtgattggctcagtACCGGGCTCTCTGGATTCTCCGTCtctctgtgattggctcagtACCGGGCTCTCCGGATTCTCCATCtctctgtgattggctcagtACCTGGCTCTCCGGATTCTCCGTCtctctgtgattggctcagtACCGGGCTCTCCGGATTCTCCGTCtctctgtgattggctcagtACCGGGCTCTCCGGATTCTCCGTCtctctgtgattggctcagtACCGGGCTCTTCGGATTCTCTGTCTCTCTGTGATTTGGCTCAGTACTGAGCTCTCCGGATTCTCTGTCTCTCTGTGATTTGGCTCAGTACTGAGCTCTCCGGATTCTCCGTCtctctgtgattggctcagtACCGGGCTCTCCGGATTCTCAGTCTCTCTGTGATTTGGCTCAGTACCGGGCTCTCCAGATTCTCAGTctcactgtgattggctcagtcCCGGGCTCTTCGCATTCTCCTTCtctctgtgattggctcagtACCGAGCTCTCCGGGTTTTTCCGTCtctctgtgattggctcagtACCGGGCTCTCCGGATTCTCAGTCtctctgtgattggctcagtATCTGGCTCTCCGGATTCTCCGTCTCTCTGTTATTGGCTCAGTACCGGGTTCTCCGTCTCTCACTCCTGGAATCGCGGTGGCAGTTTTGCTCCTGTCTTCTCTCGGTGATGATTCCATCACTTTGTCTTGTGTTGGTCATTTGATGGCATCTACGTCTACGAAGGGTTGTCCCGCTCTCATACCAGTATTATTGACAGACACGGCGCTGGAAATACGGAGAATCCTGTCTGTAAATATGATATTTGTATATTTTGTGGCCTTGGAAATTAAAATAAACGATTTGTTTTGGTTACATTTCTGTccgtttgcaattttttttcttttttttttaattattattatttcaataaTCCAGAACAGCCAATGAGAATTCAATACTCTTGCAGTTTAGACTTCCTTCCTGTGTATGaattctcccctccccctgagGAGAATACCGTAGAGGGCGCACCACATTATGACTTAGGCCGGCCATAGCAGGATCCGGACGAATTTctttgggcaggctggttgtactgaagtcaaaaAGTTGACTGGGGTTGGAGGAAAGAAAATGTCTTAATATTTGGCCTGCTTTATGGTGACTCCACCGACTGCAGAACTTCGGATCggtcagaggaagaagaggacctgtcactccaCGGGACCAGAGACACCTGGAGAAAAGATAGGTATAGACCAGcgatggcgaacctcggcaccctcagatgttttggaactacatttcccatgatgctcttgcattCTGCAgtctagttgagcatcatgggaaacgtagttccaaaacatctggggtgccgaggttccccatcaccGGTATAGAGGGACAAGGTCGTGCTCCAATACGGGTCACATGTCTAGAGTTGGGCTTTTAAATTTGAAGGACATCTGTGAAGATCTGGGCAGCCCCATGGCTGGAGGTCCCTTCATGTAGTATAGAAGAGGGGTGCAGGATTCAGGTGTGGGGGAACAAATATGGAAGGTGACCCTCAGCCGGGCAGACCACTCAGGAGGATGTGGACGAGGTACCGGACACAGGAATGAGACATCTGATGTTGAGGGAGATCAGACTCTCCACATGGTAATAGCTCATCATATTCACAAAGAACATATAAGACCCCAAAACAGCTGAACGTGGGTACATGGCTCCATCCCAGATACAGAAGAATGGCGGCTGACTAGGTAACCCCTACACAGGTCTGTTACTTCTCCCAGAACAGTGGTAGCAGCCATGTTTTCTGGGATTTGGAGGGGCGGTGGTAACCATGTTTTCTGGGATTTGGAGGGGCGGTGGTAACCATGTTTTTTGGGATTTGGAGGGGCGGTGGTAACCATGTTTTCTTGGATTTGGAGAGACGGTGGTAGCCATGTTTTCTGGGATTTGGAGGGACGGTGGTAGCCATGTTTtctgggatttgggggggggggggggcggtggcagCTGTGTTCTGGAATTTGGAGGTTCGGTGGTAGCCGTGTTTTCTTGGATTTGGAGGGGCAGTGGCAGCCCTATCCTAGGATTTTATGGACGATGGCAGCACTGTTGTGTGATTTGGAGTGGCGGTGGCAGCCGTATCCTAGGATTTGGAGGGGCGGTGACTGCTGTGTTTTCTGGGATTTGGAGGGGCGGTGGCCACCATATTCTAGGATTTTAGGGGCTGTGGCAGCCGTATTTCCTGGGATTCGGAGGGGCGGCGGTAGCCATGTTCTGGGATTTGGAGGGGTGTTGGCAGCCGTGTTCTGGGATTTGGAGGGGCGGTGGCAGCCGTGTTCTGGTATTTGGAGGGGCGGCTGATAGATGAGGTCACATGCAGCCACTACTCCATAGAAGGGAGGAGTCTATGCTGCACCCACCTCTCCGTAGTCACACCCCCATAGAAAGGAGGAGTCTATGCTGCACCCACCTCTCCGCAGTCACACCCCCATAGAAGGGAGGAGTCTATGCTGCACCCACCACTCCACAGTCACACCCCCATAGAAGGGAGGAGTCTATGCTGCACCCACCACTCCGCAGTCACACCCCCATAGAAGGGAGGAGTCTATGCTGCACCCACCACTCCACAGTCACACCCCCATAGAAGGGAGGAGTCTATGCTGCACCCACCACTCCGCAGTCACACCCCCATAGAAGGGAGGAGTCTATGCTGCACCCACCACTCCGCAGTCAAACCCAAATATCACTCAGAGAGATCGTCAGATGTCATATTTATTAAGGTTTCTAGTAGAACATAACACAGAATagtatatacagagggggggtctCGAGCCCCCTTCCTCAGTCAACACATTTTGGGGCCCCCAGGATTAGGCCTGGAAGCGGGGCCAGGTCCTCACAGTGTTGTAGAAGGTGTTTCCAGGACAGTCGGTGGCGGTGACATTGCGATGTCCTTTCAGGATGTAAGCGGACTTGATGTAACCTCTGGTGACACCACAGCTGATGAGGTTCTTGACGGCATTCTGGGCGGCGGTGTTGGGGTTGGAGTCTGATAAAAGACGCATGTAATCAGTGCAATGTTCACATCATAGGGGCCCCTCCACCCAGAAGTGGAGTCTGGGGTACGGAATCACCGGGAGGTTCCTTCCGTCTCTGGAGGTCTCCACAAGATAAAGGAAAATTCCAGCAAGGATGGTGGGATCCCCTCATGAtgacccccccaggtgagcagAGCTGGGAACTCACATGCACAGATCCCATGTAATAGATTCAGGAAACTGATAGGAGGTTTAACTCTCCAACTCAACACTGATCCACCAAAGGTGGGTGAAGAGACCCTTTAAGCATGTACAATTTGGTACAATTCTGCAGTAACATGATTGGAGAACCACGGAAACATTTCGCTGCTGCTGCCGCCTTATTGGCCATCTGTGGTGTGCTCCAGTACTGACCCCATATACTAATCACTGCAAACACAGCTCACCCCGGGGAGGCACTCATGTTAGAAGACTAGGGTTAGAGGACTATGGATAGAGGACTAGAGTTAGATGGTTAGAGGACTAGGGATAAAGGACTAGGAATAGATTAAGAGGGTTAGAGGACTAGGGAAAGAGGACTAGAGTTAGGGGGACTAGAGTTAGAAGACTGGGGGTAGATTATGAGGGTTTGAGGACTGGAATGGAGCCCTAGAGTTAGGGGACTAGGGATAGAGGTTGGGTACTAGGGATAGAGGGTTAGGGGACTAGGGTTAGAGGACTGGGCCGGAGGACTAGCATTAGGGGACTAGGGATGAGGACTAGAATTAGGGGACTAGAGTTAGAGGACTGGGGTTAGATTAGGAGGGTTTGAGGACTGGGATAGAGGCCTAGGGTTAGGGgactagggttagagttagaggactGGGGTTAGATTACGAGGGTTTGTGGACTGGGATAGAGTACTAGAGTTAGGGGAGTAGGGATAGAGGACTAGGGTTAGGGGACTGGAGATAGAGGACTAGGGTTAGATTAGGAGGGTTTTTGGACTGGGTTAGAGGACTAGGGATAGATTAAAAGGGATAGAGGACTAGGCATAGATGGTTATAGGACTAGGTTTAGATGAAGATGGTTAGAGGACTAGCGTTGGGGGACTAGGGTTAGATTACGAGGATTAGAGGACTGGAGTTAGTTAGATGGTTAGAGGACCAGGGATCAAGgcctagggttagagttagaggactAGGGATCAAGGGTTAGAGGACCAGGGTGAGGGaactagggttagagttagaggaccAGGGTGAGGGaactagggttagagttagaggaccAGGGTGAGGGaactagggttagagttagaggaccAGGGTGAGGGaactagggttagagttagaggaccAGGGTGAGGGaactagggttagagttagaggaccAGGGTGAGGGaactagggttagagttagaggaccAGGGTGAGGGaactagggttagagttagaggactagggttagagttaaggttagCAGTTTAGGGTTAGGATCAGAGGAAAGATTTCAATAATCTGAGGAGTGACATCACCTGGAGATCATTTGACACAACTTACTCATGAAGGATCCAAAGACGCTGATTCCGATGGAGTTGGAGTTGTAATTAGGAGCGTGAGCTCCAACGGATGTCCAGCCACGGCCCTCGTACGCCTGACCGTCCTCTCCAACCAGGAAACTGCAGGAAAGGAGAAAGTCGGAGTCTCTGGCTGAACATAATATTGAAGAGCTGACCTAAGAGTGAAGCCCCGTGGGCAGTGGGTAGGTAGTGTTGTGTCCCGGGTTTGTCCGATTGGTATTTCTATAGAATAATACTGCAGTAGTGTCAGTACAAGTCATCCAGGTACCGGGCCAAGCGCCTCCTCCCCAGAGGACCCCCACAATTCCCTTGGTTTGTCAGGTCAAGTCCTGGCAGGTGGTATTCTCTATGTGTAGGGTCCCCACCTCCCCGTGTATGAGGGTCTCCACCTCCCCGTGTATGAGGGTCTCCACCTCCCCGTGTATGAGGGTCTCCACCTCCCCATGTATGAGGGTCTCCACCTCCCCATGTATGAGGCTCCCCATGTATGAGGGTCCCCAGCTCCCCATGTATGAGGGTCTCCACCTCCCCATATATGAGGGTCTCCACCTCCCCATATATGAGGGTCTCCACCTCCCCATATATGAGGGTCTCCACCTCCCCGTGTATGAGGGTCTCCACCTCCCCGTGTATGAGGGTCTCCACCTCCCCATGTATGAGGGTCTCCACCTCCCCGTGTATGAGGGTCTCCACCTCCCCATGTATGAGGGTCCCCATGTATGAGGGTCCCCACCTCCCCATGTATGAGGCTCCCCATGTATGAGGGTCTCCACCTCCCCATGTATGAGGGTCTCCACCTCCCCATGTATGAGGTTCCCCACCTTCCCGTGTATGAGGGTCTCCACCTCCCCATGTATGAGGGTCTCCACCTCCCCATGTATGAGGGTCCCCACCTCCCCATGTATGAGGGTCTCCACCTCCCCATGTATGAGGGTCCCCACCTCCCCGTGTAGGAGGGTCTCCACCTCCCCATGTATGAGGGTCTCCACCTCCCTGTGTAAGAGGGTCTCCACCTCCCCATGTACAAGGCTCCCCACCTCCCCGTGTATGAGGGTCTCCACCTCCCCATGTATGAGGGTCTCCACCTCCCCATGTATGAGGGTCTCCACCTCCCCATGTATGAGGGTCCCCACCTCCCCATGTATGAGGCTCCCCATGTATGAGGGTCTCCACCTCCCCATGTATGAGGGTCCCCACCTCCCCATGTATGAGGGTCCCCACCTCCCCGTGTATGAGGGTCCCCACCTCCCTATATATAAGGGTCTCCACCTCCCCATGTATAAGGCTCCCCACCTCCCCATGTATGAGGGTCTCCACCTCCCCATGTATGAGGCTCCCCATGTATGAGGGTCTCCACCTCCCCATGTATGAGGGTCCCCACCTCCCCATGTATGA is from Rana temporaria chromosome 9, aRanTem1.1, whole genome shotgun sequence and encodes:
- the LOC120914387 gene encoding uncharacterized protein LOC120914387; the encoded protein is MGRWRPSYMGRWRPSYMGRWRPSYMGSLIHGEVGTLIHGEVETLIHGEVETLIHGEVETLIHGEVGSLVHGEVETLLHREVETLIHGEVETLLHGEVGTLIHGEVETLIHGEVGTLIHGEVETLIHGEVETLIHGKVGNLIHGEVETLIHGEVETLIHGEPHTWGGGDPHTWGPSYMGRWRPSYTGRWRPSYMGRWRPSYTGRWRPSYTGRWRPSYMGRWRPSYMGRWRPSYMGRWRPSYMGSWGPSYMGSLIHGEVETLIHGEVETLIHGEVETLIHGEVETLIHGEVGTLHIENTTCQDLT